In the Rhodothermaceae bacterium genome, one interval contains:
- a CDS encoding CRTAC1 family protein — MRYWVNAACRIGVLVVVSLGMFGCQMAEDPVPEQGFIQFTDVTDEAGLGMFRHDNGEDGKKYYAEQMGSGAGFIDYDGDGWLDILLAGGGYWDRAPHPWYKPLWMYRNMGDGTFTEVTDQVGLKELDAFTLGVATADYDNDGDQDILITNLNENMLLENKGGVFERRGVDAGLSSDDEWSSSTLWIDGNRDGWLDVYVGNYADWTPETDKFCPEGGVEKLYCIPADYEGQASRYYEARGDGSFVDRTREAGVYHSLGKALGMAEWDFDQDGWSDFVVANDGEGDLLFLNNRDGTFSERGVQSGIAFSEHGEARAGMGIDIGVVDQTGHPSVFVGNFSTEMIGVYRYLGNGLFSDRAARSQIGQPSLNTLTFGLMLVDVDLDTDLDLFVANGHVYPDRLVGQDKITYEQRAQLFENDGGGLFEEVPASTTPPLELEMVARGAAYGDYDRDGDLDFLIVENNGPAHLWRSDVSHRNWLRVTVTGTNGNRDAFGTHIWVHAGGQVQERRIRSGGSYLSQNEIVAAFGMLDIEVVDSMLVSWPDGQIQTLYDLPVNIEAHIIQGQEGWSTRPMPGRVN; from the coding sequence ATGAGGTATTGGGTTAATGCGGCTTGCAGGATAGGAGTCCTCGTCGTAGTCTCGTTGGGGATGTTTGGTTGTCAGATGGCGGAGGATCCTGTACCCGAACAGGGATTCATCCAGTTCACCGACGTAACTGATGAGGCAGGTCTCGGGATGTTCCGGCATGATAATGGAGAGGATGGCAAAAAGTATTATGCAGAGCAGATGGGCTCGGGAGCAGGCTTTATTGACTATGATGGAGATGGTTGGCTGGATATACTGCTTGCGGGGGGCGGATACTGGGATCGGGCCCCACATCCGTGGTACAAGCCCCTATGGATGTACCGCAATATGGGGGACGGCACATTTACAGAGGTGACCGACCAGGTGGGACTGAAAGAGCTTGATGCGTTTACCCTCGGAGTGGCGACAGCGGATTATGACAATGATGGCGATCAAGATATTCTGATCACCAACCTGAATGAAAATATGCTCCTGGAAAATAAAGGAGGGGTATTTGAGCGCAGGGGAGTCGATGCAGGACTCAGTTCAGACGATGAGTGGAGTAGTTCTACCCTGTGGATTGATGGGAATCGGGATGGCTGGCTGGATGTATACGTGGGGAATTATGCGGACTGGACCCCGGAAACTGATAAATTTTGTCCAGAAGGAGGAGTTGAGAAGCTCTACTGCATTCCCGCGGACTATGAAGGGCAAGCCAGTCGTTATTATGAAGCCCGGGGGGACGGGTCATTCGTGGACCGTACCCGGGAAGCTGGTGTGTATCATTCACTCGGAAAAGCACTTGGAATGGCAGAATGGGACTTTGATCAGGATGGCTGGTCGGATTTTGTGGTAGCGAATGATGGAGAGGGAGATCTGCTGTTTCTAAATAATAGAGATGGTACGTTTTCTGAGCGCGGTGTCCAGAGCGGCATTGCATTCAGTGAGCATGGGGAAGCTCGTGCCGGAATGGGTATTGACATCGGTGTGGTGGACCAGACTGGTCACCCCTCGGTTTTTGTGGGCAACTTTTCCACAGAAATGATTGGTGTCTATCGGTATCTGGGCAATGGTCTGTTTTCAGATCGTGCCGCAAGGTCCCAGATCGGTCAGCCTAGCCTCAACACGCTCACCTTTGGGCTCATGCTCGTGGATGTAGATCTGGATACAGATCTGGATCTGTTTGTTGCCAATGGACACGTCTACCCTGACCGATTGGTTGGACAGGATAAAATCACCTACGAACAGCGGGCACAGCTGTTCGAGAATGATGGAGGAGGCTTGTTTGAGGAAGTTCCGGCTTCAACGACTCCCCCGCTTGAGTTGGAGATGGTTGCCCGTGGCGCAGCCTATGGGGATTATGACCGGGACGGAGACCTGGATTTTCTTATTGTGGAGAACAATGGCCCCGCACATTTGTGGCGCAGCGACGTGAGTCATCGAAATTGGCTCCGGGTGACCGTCACGGGTACCAATGGAAACCGTGACGCATTTGGGACACATATCTGGGTGCATGCTGGCGGTCAGGTTCAAGAGCGCCGGATTCGATCAGGAGGCAGTTACCTGTCCCAGAATGAAATCGTTGCTGCATTTGGGATGCTCGACATTGAAGTTGTGGACAGTATGCTGGTCAGTTGGCCTGATGGGCAGATACAGACTCTGTATGATCTTCCCGTGAATATTGAGGCCCATATTATTCAGGGACAGGAGGGCTGGAGTACTCGTCCAATGCCTGGCAGAGTCAATTAA
- a CDS encoding PorV/PorQ family protein, with the protein MRFAPRFASKSAAQPITQRKHNEMKKYTLFSTLTILALVFGGVSMSYGQAGLTPDTEVETDKRAQTGMKFLSTSVDARASAIGSAMTAELTGSSVSMFYNPASMGFMSGRMSAAATNMSFIADIGYTQFSAAFRPSSSANYGVVGVSVVSVDYGDFHHTIRANNDDGFIENGTYSPTAMAVGLGYARSFGDRFSAGANIKLVFQDIGSGFATSQDFDSGAIETTEDYNVRTVAYDFGIVYATGFESLVIGMSARNFAQEQSYVRERFELPLTFQIGMSMNLVDLTAIDPDMHSIQLHVDAQRPRDFTEHVRFGLEYTFMNIVSLRGGFEQLGLNEEQGFSAGAGLRYSFGGFDVGADYAYTDFGLFGAVSRIGLQIGL; encoded by the coding sequence ATGCGGTTTGCGCCGCGCTTTGCCAGTAAAAGTGCGGCGCAACCCATCACCCAAAGAAAACACAATGAAATGAAAAAGTATACTCTCTTTTCAACATTGACCATCCTTGCACTTGTGTTCGGTGGTGTGTCAATGTCTTATGGCCAAGCAGGCCTGACACCGGATACGGAGGTGGAAACAGATAAGCGTGCCCAGACTGGCATGAAGTTTCTCAGCACATCCGTGGATGCACGCGCCTCTGCCATCGGCTCTGCCATGACGGCGGAACTGACGGGTTCCTCGGTGTCCATGTTCTATAATCCTGCAAGTATGGGCTTCATGTCCGGGCGGATGTCCGCAGCAGCGACAAATATGTCGTTTATTGCAGATATTGGATACACGCAGTTCAGTGCTGCTTTCCGTCCAAGTTCATCTGCCAATTATGGTGTCGTGGGTGTCTCGGTCGTGTCCGTTGACTATGGTGATTTTCACCACACGATTCGCGCGAATAACGACGATGGATTTATTGAAAACGGCACCTACAGCCCCACGGCGATGGCAGTCGGGCTCGGGTATGCCCGGTCCTTCGGTGACCGCTTCTCGGCCGGTGCGAATATCAAGCTAGTCTTCCAGGATATTGGTTCCGGGTTTGCAACCTCGCAGGATTTTGATTCGGGAGCCATTGAAACGACGGAAGATTACAATGTCCGGACGGTTGCGTACGACTTTGGTATCGTGTACGCGACCGGGTTTGAGAGCCTGGTGATCGGTATGAGTGCCCGCAATTTCGCGCAAGAACAGAGCTACGTGCGTGAACGGTTCGAGTTACCCTTGACCTTCCAGATTGGGATGTCTATGAACTTGGTGGATCTTACCGCGATTGACCCGGATATGCACAGCATTCAACTGCATGTGGATGCGCAGCGTCCACGTGACTTTACCGAGCATGTTCGCTTTGGTCTGGAGTACACCTTCATGAATATCGTATCCTTACGTGGAGGGTTCGAGCAGTTGGGTCTCAACGAAGAGCAAGGATTCAGTGCCGGCGCAGGACTTCGATATTCATTCGGGGGATTCGACGTTGGAGCGGACTACGCCTATACCGATTTCGGGCTATTTGGCGCAGTCAGTCGGATTGGACTTCAGATTGGTCTATAA
- a CDS encoding TonB-dependent receptor plug domain-containing protein, producing MRLKQLSGLAALLLLTVPIAFAQTGKIDGVVTDAATGETIPGATVVIEGMGQGGATQVDGYFFINNVRPGTYTLVVSFVGFATQRVEGVRVSTGLTTTRDIELSEEAVGLDEIVVMSERPIVQLDVSANVASLNSEAFEDLPVAGVSEVLDLQAGIEPGLRVRGGGLNEVAFVVDGMNLRTGRAHQPFTNISYTSLEEVQVQTGGFNAEYGNVRSGIVNVTTKEPSRTRYTVDALYRFQPAQAKSLEGLGGMNLDNCTYPTTQGDCDSWFIRPFLDPAVAFEGTANGAWDSYTQNQYNAFEGWNALAERLVNDEGFDVTAQDMQNYFKHTHRKDNEITKPDYEVDVTVAGPLVPGFSNRLGDLRFSASYRGTQTAYIYPQTRDAFTNQTFQGKLISNVRPGMKLSVQGMKGIERGVNRWQGSADLQMYGGEMPAYPWWGAGAEIVDGINRRGRVILSDGAFPLANVDHTMLGATFTHTLSASTFYEVNIQNISSKYRSHFPNLRDGSYIENSQFFPVPYTNNFGRLTPAGEANRDQVTCFGGGSDLNGDGTILPYCVGDEPFGFLGQGGNLLGGAETTGGHWVKTRDTSDVSVFTGRFDLTSQVTRVLQIKTGAELIISDYDLNYQRVNLALIGPEPEQDFPFSREPIQGAAYAQGKLEFQGMIANLGVRVDFFDANTAWWVAENPYDQAFRQRADELDELLPKEDPDAQIFISPRLGISFPITSESKLYFNYGHFRQMLNPFDVFGVQQSRNGGIDVLGNPDHPMPQTVAYELGFDQNLFDQYLLRISGFYRDIRNQPRNVRYNGLGGVVNYTVKQPWNYEDVRGAEVTLTKLRGEWIRGFVNYTFLQTKSGNFGYSTFNENTFQQRNYLRTSTDYRLSAPLAEPFARANLLFLTPSSFVPSVFNGALLGDWRVSLLGEWRAGSQWTWAGGGGTPPELQQNVRWRSYLNFDLRFTKHINTRYGGAQVFLDVSNLFNRRHLYNATGFHPDGRDFDRYMWSLHLPEDIFDQLNAVDETLPHAEKQGLPYIWVPGNDRPGVFRHPDVAYQPIEAFRSLDNVTDPNTTAWYWAADTGTYSRWNGSSFEAVPSDQVNKVLEDKAYIDMPNLRFNTFLNNRRITLGIRVTL from the coding sequence ATGAGACTAAAACAGCTATCAGGCTTGGCAGCACTTTTACTGCTCACCGTGCCCATCGCATTTGCTCAAACGGGCAAAATTGATGGGGTGGTTACCGACGCTGCGACAGGAGAGACGATCCCTGGAGCAACCGTCGTCATTGAGGGCATGGGCCAGGGTGGAGCCACACAGGTGGACGGCTACTTCTTCATCAACAACGTTCGGCCTGGAACCTACACGCTGGTGGTTTCCTTCGTCGGGTTCGCGACTCAGCGGGTTGAGGGAGTCCGGGTTTCTACCGGCTTGACCACGACCAGAGATATTGAGTTGAGCGAGGAAGCCGTTGGTCTGGATGAAATCGTGGTCATGAGTGAGCGTCCAATTGTTCAGTTGGATGTCTCAGCGAACGTGGCCAGTCTTAATTCGGAGGCCTTTGAAGATCTCCCTGTCGCCGGTGTCAGTGAGGTGCTTGACCTGCAGGCGGGGATTGAGCCGGGCCTTCGCGTACGGGGTGGAGGATTGAATGAAGTTGCCTTCGTAGTAGATGGAATGAACCTGCGGACAGGACGCGCTCATCAGCCATTTACAAACATCAGCTATACCTCATTGGAGGAGGTACAGGTGCAGACCGGTGGATTCAACGCGGAATACGGGAATGTTCGCAGTGGTATCGTGAATGTCACAACCAAAGAGCCTTCCCGAACTCGCTATACCGTTGATGCACTTTACCGCTTTCAACCAGCTCAGGCCAAGTCGCTTGAGGGATTGGGGGGGATGAATCTGGATAACTGTACGTACCCAACCACGCAAGGAGATTGTGACAGTTGGTTTATCCGTCCATTCCTAGACCCGGCAGTTGCTTTTGAGGGCACAGCTAACGGCGCTTGGGATTCCTATACCCAGAACCAGTACAATGCTTTTGAGGGCTGGAATGCGCTTGCTGAGCGGCTCGTGAATGATGAAGGGTTTGATGTCACAGCCCAGGATATGCAGAACTACTTCAAGCATACGCACCGCAAAGATAACGAAATCACCAAGCCTGACTATGAGGTGGATGTGACGGTTGCGGGGCCACTGGTTCCAGGCTTCAGCAATAGACTGGGTGACTTACGTTTCTCTGCCTCGTATCGGGGAACTCAGACCGCCTATATCTACCCGCAGACCCGGGATGCATTTACAAACCAGACATTCCAGGGTAAGCTAATCTCGAATGTCAGGCCCGGGATGAAATTGAGTGTGCAGGGGATGAAAGGTATTGAGCGGGGAGTCAACCGCTGGCAGGGGAGTGCAGACCTCCAAATGTATGGTGGCGAAATGCCAGCGTACCCATGGTGGGGGGCAGGAGCAGAGATCGTGGATGGCATCAACCGTCGAGGACGTGTCATTTTGTCTGACGGTGCATTCCCGCTTGCCAATGTAGACCACACGATGCTCGGAGCAACCTTCACGCATACCTTGAGCGCAAGCACCTTTTATGAAGTGAATATTCAGAATATTTCTTCAAAGTATCGCAGTCATTTTCCGAATCTTCGTGACGGCTCGTATATCGAGAACAGCCAATTTTTCCCAGTTCCGTACACGAATAACTTCGGCCGATTGACTCCGGCAGGGGAAGCAAACAGGGATCAGGTCACCTGCTTTGGTGGGGGTAGTGACCTCAACGGGGATGGGACCATCCTCCCCTACTGTGTCGGTGATGAGCCGTTTGGATTTTTGGGTCAAGGTGGAAACCTTTTGGGTGGCGCGGAGACCACCGGTGGGCACTGGGTCAAAACCCGGGATACCTCCGATGTGAGCGTCTTTACCGGACGATTTGATCTCACCAGTCAGGTGACACGCGTGCTTCAGATCAAGACAGGCGCGGAACTGATTATCAGCGACTACGACCTGAACTATCAAAGGGTCAATCTGGCCCTGATCGGACCAGAGCCCGAACAGGATTTCCCGTTCTCACGTGAGCCGATCCAAGGCGCAGCCTATGCGCAGGGTAAGCTCGAATTCCAAGGGATGATTGCCAACTTGGGGGTTCGCGTTGACTTCTTTGATGCAAATACGGCTTGGTGGGTAGCAGAGAACCCCTATGATCAGGCGTTCCGGCAACGGGCGGATGAGTTGGATGAGCTTCTGCCGAAGGAGGACCCAGATGCACAGATCTTTATCAGTCCCCGGCTCGGGATTTCTTTCCCGATCACTTCGGAAAGCAAGCTCTATTTTAACTATGGTCATTTCCGCCAGATGCTGAATCCGTTTGATGTATTTGGAGTTCAGCAATCTCGCAACGGTGGGATTGATGTTCTGGGGAACCCGGATCACCCGATGCCTCAGACGGTGGCGTACGAGTTGGGGTTCGACCAGAACCTGTTTGACCAGTATTTGCTTCGGATCAGTGGGTTTTACAGAGACATCCGGAATCAGCCACGGAATGTCCGCTACAACGGTCTCGGTGGTGTTGTGAATTACACGGTCAAGCAGCCGTGGAACTACGAGGATGTACGTGGCGCGGAAGTCACGCTCACCAAACTGCGTGGTGAATGGATCCGCGGGTTTGTTAACTATACCTTCCTACAGACGAAGAGTGGGAATTTTGGATACAGCACCTTCAACGAGAACACGTTCCAGCAGCGTAACTATCTGAGGACGTCCACCGATTATCGTCTTTCGGCACCACTTGCTGAGCCGTTTGCTCGCGCAAACCTGCTCTTTTTGACGCCAAGCAGTTTCGTACCATCGGTGTTTAATGGTGCATTACTGGGGGATTGGAGGGTCAGCCTACTAGGTGAGTGGCGTGCAGGCAGTCAGTGGACTTGGGCTGGTGGTGGTGGAACCCCGCCGGAACTCCAGCAGAACGTGCGCTGGCGTAGCTATTTGAATTTTGACCTTCGTTTCACGAAGCATATCAATACGCGCTATGGCGGTGCGCAGGTCTTCCTGGATGTTTCGAACTTATTCAACCGTCGTCATCTCTACAATGCGACTGGCTTCCATCCAGATGGTCGGGACTTTGACCGCTATATGTGGTCACTGCACCTGCCGGAAGATATCTTTGATCAGTTGAATGCGGTGGATGAGACGTTGCCGCATGCAGAAAAACAGGGGCTCCCGTACATCTGGGTCCCGGGTAATGATCGTCCTGGAGTATTTCGTCATCCTGATGTCGCGTATCAGCCGATTGAAGCATTCAGATCGCTGGATAATGTCACTGACCCAAATACCACTGCGTGGTATTGGGCAGCGGATACAGGGACCTATTCCCGCTGGAATGGATCCAGTTTTGAAGCGGTACCAAGTGACCAGGTCAACAAGGTCCTTGAGGATAAAGCATACATTGATATGCCGAACCTCCGGTTTAATACGTTCCTAAATAATCGGCGGATCACGTTGGGGATTCGCGTAACCTTATAG
- a CDS encoding sodium/solute symporter (Members of the Solute:Sodium Symporter (SSS), TC 2.A.21 as described in tcdb.org, catalyze solute:Na+ symport. Known solutes for members of the family include sugars, amino acids, nucleosides, inositols, vitamins, urea or anions, depending on the system.) produces the protein MQFALVDYVVFGAYCLLIVSLGLWVSRGKKGHVRDAEDYFLASKSLPWWAIGASLIASNISAEQFIGMSGSGFRLGLAIATYEWMAAITLLLVAWLFIPIYLKKGIYTMPQFLESRYDARVRTLLAVFWLLVYVFVNLTSVVYLGALALEGIMGVTLWQGVLALAAFATIYSVYGGLKAVAWTDVVQVCFLIGGGLLTTVLALNAYSGGEGMFAGFAKLLDEVPDRFNMILQQGELLYVDDDGIQQDAWELLPGIGVLVGGMWVANLFYWGCNQYIIQRTLAAPTLREAQRGVAFAGFLKLLLPLIVVIPGIIAYALAAPIETADKAYPWLLNEYVGPGLKGLTFAALIAAIVSSLASMMNSTSTIFTMDLYRNYIRPSASQQDLVRTGRVVALVSMAIAAALAPQLASLDQVFQYIQEYTGFVSPGVLAIFVLGLFWRKATPNAALISAVLSIPLSALIKWLLPGMPFIDRMGWVFVISVALIVVVSLIEGKGKDSSKAIRLGRNIIQTDPVFAILSFAILAITAALYVIFW, from the coding sequence ATGCAGTTTGCCCTGGTTGATTATGTAGTGTTTGGGGCATACTGCCTCCTTATCGTTTCGTTGGGACTCTGGGTTTCCCGGGGAAAGAAAGGGCATGTCCGAGATGCCGAAGACTATTTTCTAGCAAGCAAGTCCCTTCCGTGGTGGGCTATTGGTGCTTCGCTCATTGCATCCAATATTTCTGCAGAGCAGTTTATTGGAATGTCAGGGTCTGGTTTCCGGCTGGGGTTGGCGATTGCCACCTATGAATGGATGGCTGCGATCACACTGCTCCTGGTCGCATGGCTGTTTATCCCGATCTATCTGAAGAAGGGCATCTATACGATGCCACAATTTCTGGAATCGCGCTACGATGCGCGCGTGCGGACACTTCTGGCTGTTTTCTGGCTTCTAGTGTATGTATTTGTGAATCTGACCTCGGTAGTATACCTCGGCGCTCTTGCCTTGGAAGGAATCATGGGCGTCACCTTGTGGCAGGGCGTTCTTGCGCTCGCGGCTTTTGCCACGATTTACAGTGTTTACGGAGGACTCAAAGCGGTTGCATGGACCGATGTGGTTCAGGTCTGTTTTCTGATTGGTGGAGGGCTTTTGACCACGGTCCTTGCGCTGAATGCGTACAGCGGTGGGGAAGGTATGTTTGCCGGCTTTGCAAAGCTGCTTGACGAAGTGCCGGACCGTTTTAATATGATCCTTCAGCAGGGAGAGCTGCTCTACGTTGATGACGACGGGATCCAGCAGGATGCTTGGGAATTGCTTCCCGGGATCGGGGTTCTCGTTGGAGGGATGTGGGTGGCAAATCTGTTCTACTGGGGATGCAACCAGTACATTATTCAGCGCACGCTGGCCGCGCCAACGCTGCGGGAAGCGCAGCGAGGAGTTGCATTTGCTGGTTTTCTCAAGCTGCTCCTGCCCTTGATCGTTGTTATCCCCGGAATCATTGCATATGCACTTGCCGCCCCAATCGAAACCGCAGATAAGGCCTATCCATGGCTCTTGAACGAATACGTGGGTCCGGGGCTGAAGGGACTGACGTTTGCCGCATTGATTGCAGCGATCGTATCCTCTCTGGCTTCGATGATGAACAGTACGAGCACCATCTTTACGATGGACCTGTATCGCAACTACATTCGACCCAGTGCCAGCCAACAGGATCTAGTTCGTACGGGGCGGGTGGTCGCACTCGTCAGCATGGCCATCGCCGCGGCCCTGGCACCACAGCTGGCCTCCCTGGATCAGGTATTTCAGTATATCCAGGAATATACTGGCTTTGTAAGCCCGGGTGTTTTGGCGATTTTTGTTCTGGGGCTGTTCTGGAGGAAAGCAACTCCTAATGCGGCGCTGATCTCCGCTGTGCTCAGTATTCCTTTGTCCGCCCTCATAAAATGGCTTCTGCCCGGTATGCCATTCATAGACCGGATGGGATGGGTGTTTGTGATTTCTGTAGCACTGATCGTCGTTGTATCTCTTATTGAGGGAAAGGGAAAGGACAGCAGCAAAGCCATCCGTTTGGGGCGCAATATCATTCAGACGGATCCGGTGTTTGCCATCTTGTCCTTTGCGATTCTGGCAATCACGGCAGCTTTGTATGTGATTTTCTGGTAA
- a CDS encoding cation acetate symporter, with the protein MNVQAWTFVLVGLSFALYIGVAIWSRAGSTKEFYVAGGRVHPVLNGMATAADWMSAASFISMAGLIAFMGRDGSVYLLGWTGGYVLLALLLAPYLRKFGKFTVPDFVGDRYYSQTARFVAVLCAIFVSFTYVAGQMRGVGIVFSRFLEIDIVMGVLIGMGIVFFYAVLGGMRGITYTQVAQYCVLIFAYLVPAIFISLLMTGNVIPQVGFGDTLVDGSGAYLLDKLDGLSTDLGFAAYTSGQKSMMDVFAITAALMVGTAGLPHVIVRFYTVPRMRDARTSAGWALVFIALLYTSAPAVAAFARTNLLTTVVDRPYSEVPGWFKNWEQTGLIEFEDKNGDGRIQYVGPASEQENELTIDRDIMVLANPEIANLPGWVIGLVAAGGLAAALSTAAGLLLVISTAVARDLLKKGFMPEISEKRELLTARITAGVAVLIAGYFGIDPPGFVAQVVAFAFGLAAASFFPAIILGIFTRWMNKYGAVSGMITGIVFTACYIVFFKFVRPELNSEDYWLLGISPEGIGTIGMLLNFVVAITVSKFTPPPPASIRTLVDRIRTPGD; encoded by the coding sequence ATGAACGTACAGGCATGGACCTTCGTTCTGGTCGGGCTTTCTTTCGCACTCTACATTGGGGTCGCGATCTGGTCCCGCGCAGGCTCGACCAAAGAATTCTACGTCGCTGGCGGGCGGGTCCATCCGGTATTAAATGGGATGGCCACAGCGGCAGATTGGATGAGTGCTGCCTCGTTTATTTCCATGGCGGGGCTGATTGCCTTTATGGGGCGTGACGGGAGCGTTTACCTTCTTGGATGGACGGGGGGCTACGTACTTCTGGCACTCCTTCTGGCACCGTACCTGCGTAAATTCGGGAAATTCACTGTCCCTGACTTTGTCGGGGATCGGTACTATTCTCAGACCGCACGTTTTGTGGCCGTACTCTGTGCCATTTTTGTGTCCTTCACGTACGTGGCAGGGCAGATGCGAGGGGTCGGGATTGTGTTCTCCCGTTTCCTGGAGATTGATATTGTTATGGGTGTCCTGATCGGGATGGGGATCGTGTTTTTTTATGCGGTCCTGGGGGGGATGCGCGGGATCACTTACACCCAGGTTGCCCAGTACTGTGTGCTGATTTTTGCGTACCTAGTCCCGGCAATCTTCATCTCGCTGCTGATGACAGGGAATGTGATTCCGCAAGTGGGCTTTGGGGATACATTGGTGGATGGTTCGGGGGCCTACCTCCTGGATAAGCTCGATGGTTTGAGTACCGATCTCGGGTTTGCTGCTTACACGAGCGGGCAGAAGAGCATGATGGATGTCTTTGCCATCACGGCAGCCCTGATGGTTGGGACTGCGGGGCTTCCGCATGTGATTGTGCGATTTTATACTGTGCCAAGAATGCGGGATGCCCGTACGAGTGCAGGCTGGGCGCTGGTATTCATCGCACTCCTGTACACGAGTGCACCGGCGGTTGCAGCATTTGCCCGGACCAATCTGTTGACCACGGTCGTGGACCGTCCGTATTCCGAGGTTCCAGGGTGGTTCAAAAACTGGGAGCAGACCGGCCTGATTGAGTTTGAAGACAAGAATGGAGATGGCAGGATTCAGTACGTTGGACCGGCATCAGAGCAGGAGAATGAGCTAACGATTGACCGGGATATCATGGTGCTGGCGAATCCAGAGATTGCCAACCTGCCCGGTTGGGTAATTGGACTAGTCGCTGCCGGCGGGCTTGCGGCGGCGCTCTCTACTGCCGCCGGACTCCTTCTGGTTATCTCCACGGCGGTTGCCCGAGATCTTCTGAAAAAAGGGTTCATGCCGGAAATTTCTGAGAAGCGGGAGCTTTTGACGGCACGGATCACTGCCGGAGTAGCCGTCCTGATCGCAGGCTACTTTGGTATTGATCCTCCAGGCTTTGTCGCACAGGTGGTTGCATTCGCATTCGGCCTGGCTGCTGCATCGTTCTTTCCGGCAATTATTCTGGGAATATTTACACGCTGGATGAATAAGTATGGAGCGGTGAGCGGGATGATCACAGGGATCGTATTTACCGCATGCTACATCGTCTTCTTCAAGTTCGTGCGCCCGGAACTCAATAGTGAAGACTATTGGCTGCTGGGCATTTCACCTGAGGGAATCGGGACCATAGGGATGCTGCTGAATTTCGTGGTGGCCATTACCGTTTCCAAGTTTACGCCACCGCCACCTGCCTCAATCCGTACGCTGGTGGATCGCATTCGGACTCCTGGTGATTAG
- a CDS encoding DUF4212 domain-containing protein, whose amino-acid sequence MNPERYWKINLRYLGILLGVWFLVSFGASVLLVDTLDEVRIYGFKLGFWFAQQGAIYVFVAIIFVYVILMNRLDRKSAAEAP is encoded by the coding sequence ATGAATCCGGAACGGTACTGGAAGATCAATCTGCGATATCTGGGGATCCTTCTCGGGGTCTGGTTTTTGGTTTCGTTTGGCGCCAGTGTCCTTCTGGTTGATACCCTGGATGAGGTGCGGATCTACGGCTTTAAGCTGGGGTTCTGGTTTGCGCAACAGGGTGCAATCTATGTATTTGTGGCGATCATTTTTGTCTATGTGATTCTCATGAACCGGCTTGACCGGAAGTCAGCCGCGGAGGCTCCATGA